The genomic region GGTCATTGGCGGGGTCAGCATTGGGTGCGTTGTTGTGTTGAGTCATGCGATCCGTTGGGTGTTAAGCAAAAGTAAGTCAAGATTCAGTATTCAGTGCTAGCCAAAAGTAGCCATTAGGCTTCTTGATGCGCGGCAGGTTCCCGCTGTGTTTCACCGCCAAGCCACTCTAACAAGCGGATGACATCGTCGGAGAGTGCCTGTGCCATCAAAATAAAATCGGTTTCCAGCCTTGCCAAGGCGTCGTCACCATCATCAGCGTGGTCTGCCTCTTCAATCAGTGCGTCGCCAAAACGCAGCGATTTCAGCGCTAAATCATCGTGGAGCACAAAGCTTAAGCGGCCTTCCAGGCTGATGGCGAGTTTGCTGGCTTGGCGGCCACTTTCAAGTAATTGCTGTATTTCATCACTATCTAAATCGACTTGGCGCGCCCGTAAAACGCCGTCGTCGCCTTTGGCTTTTAGCTCCACCTGATCGCCCAGTTGCAGGTCGGAAGGGCGGCTGGCAGGGTCACCAAGCCATGTGGTCATGGCGCGAATAGGCAGCGTTTGGGATGAGATTGGCGTGGCTTTTAAGCTGCCAAGGGTTTCACGCAGCAGGTCCAGAATATCTTCGGCACGAGTGCGTGAGCTAGCATTAATGCCAATCAAGTGGCGGCGTGTATCCCACCATAGGTCAATTTTTTGGCTACGCACAAACGCACGGGGCAACAGCTCCTCCGTAACCTGCTCTTTTAAAGCGGTTCTTTCTTTGCGGGTAACTTTGCGGCCTTCGCTGGCTTCAATATCCGCGACTTTCTCGTCGACCTCTTCCTTCACGACGGAGGCGGGTAGCAGGCGCTCCTGGCGCAACGCTGAAATCAGCCGATGCCCTTGGATTTCGTGCAGCAATTGCCCTGCGCCTAGGCGGCCTGCGGGGGCTGTCCAGCCAAGCCGGCGTGCATCGGCATTACCCAGAGGCTTGGCTGCATGGGTATCAAGTGCGCTTTCTAACGCTGAACTGTCTAGTTCAGGGGCGCCATGCAGGCGATATAAATGCAGGTGCTTAAACCACATGTCACCAATCCTATTTAAAAGGTGGCACATTATGTCGAAAGCAGACCTTTCCTGCTAGCACCCCGGGGAATGTCGTACTGTTGCGTACGTTTTAAACTTGTGTTTGATTGGGGGCTGTTTTACCAACTCGCTCAACCACACACAGTTATTGAAGAGCAGTTATTAAAAACAGTGATTGAAAAGGAGGCACGATGTCTGGGGCAATTACACACGTAGGTATGCGGGTTCGCGGCTATCACCTGGATGGCTATGGCCACGTGAATAATGCGCGATATCTTGAATTTATGGAGGAGGGTCGTTGGGCTTTTTTCGATGAACATCCGAGCTTGATTAAGCAACTGCATCAGGCGGGCTATGCGTTTGTAGTGGTTAATTTGAATATTGACTATCGCGCAGCGGCGGTACAAAACGATGATCTTCGTGTATTGACGGGGATTGTTGAGGTAGGCGAGCGCAGCGCGCTTTGTCATCACCGCATTCTGCGCAAAGATGACACTTTAGTCGCTCAGGCCGACCTTACGTTTGTGCTATTGGATATGAAAGCCAACAAGGCGGCGGCGATCGACGGTGATGTGCGTGACGTACTTAAGGGGCTTGTTGTCACAAAAGAAGCATTTACCGCGTAATAAGCGAAGGCGACCCCCTGACTGCCCTTGGTGCTTATGCAGTGGTATGATGGCAGAGTATCTGCGCGCCGTCCTATTGTACTGTTTTCGTTTGTACAATTGGGGGCGGCATTTTTAAGCGCTTTCAACTCTCGCAGTGCCAATGCAGTGCAAAGGATCTGACTTTCATGGGTGACATCGCCAGAGAAATCTTGCCCGTCAATATTGAAGACGAGCTCAAGCAGTCGTACCTCGACTATGCGATGAGTGTCATTATCGGTCGCGCGCTTCCCGACGTGCGCGATGGCCTCAAGCCTGTTCACCGGCGTGTGCTGTTTGCCATGCATGAACTGGGTAATGACTGGAATAAACCGTACAAGAAATCGGCGCGTGTTGTCGGCGATGTCATCGGTAAATACCACCCGCACGGTGACAGTGCGGTATATGACACCATCGTACGTATGGCCCAGCACTTCTCCATGCGTCACGTACTGGTCGATGGCCAAGGTAACTTTGGTTCTATCGACGGTGACAGTGCCGCCGCTATGCGTTACACCGAGGTGCGCATGGCGCGCCTCGCTCACGAGCTTTTGGCCGATCTTGAAAAAGATACGGTTGACTGGGTTGATAACTACGACGGCACTGAACGCATTCCTGAGGTCATGCCGACGAAAGTCCCCAATTTGCTAATTAACGGCTCGTCGGGCATTGCGGTGGGTATGGCCACCAATATTCCGCCGCATAATATGCGGGAGGTCATTGATGGCTGTTTGGCATTAATCGATGACTATACGCTCACCGTTGATGACCTGATGCAGTACATCCCCGGCCCGGATTTTCCCACCGGTGGCATTATTAATGGCCGTGCTGGCATTTTAGATGCTTACCGCACGGGGCGTGGGCGCATTTACGTGCGTGCCTGCCACACCATTGAGCATCACGATAAGAGTGGTCGTGATCACATCATTATCTCTGAGCTGCCCTATCAGGTGAATAAAGCGCGGCTGATTGAGAAAATCGCTGAGCTGGTGAAAGAGAAAAAGATTGAAGGCATCGCCGAGCTGCGTGACGAGTCCGATAAAGACGGCTTGCGCGTGGTGATTGAAGTAAAACGCGGCGAGTCTGGCGACGTTGTGGTGAATAACCTGTTTGCCCAAACACAGCTGCAAAACGTGTTTGGTATTAATATGGTGGCGCTTGAAAATGGCCAGCCACGTACGCTCAATCTTAAAGAGATGCTCGAAGCGTTTATTCGCCATCGCCGTGAAGTGGTTACTCGCCGCACGCTGTATGAGCTGAAGAAAGCCCGTGAGCGTGGTCATTTGTTGGAAGGTTTGGCTGTCGCCATTTCTAACATCGACGAAGTCATCGAGCTGATTAAGGCATCGCCCAACGCCGCCGAAGCGCGCGAAAAGCTGCTCGCTAAAATCTGGCAGCCGGGCCAGGTGACCGCCATGCTGGAGCGCGCTGGCGCTACCTCTTGCAAGCCGGAAGACCTTGATGAAGGGTTTGGTCTTAACCCCTCGGCAACCGAGTACCGCCTGTCGCCTGCCCAGGCTCAGGCCATCCTTGAGCTTCGCTTACATCGCTTAACCGGCCTTGAAACAGAGAAGCTGCTCAGCGAATACCTGACGATTCTTGAAAAAATTGCTGAGTTCACGGCAATTTTGGCGTCACCTGATCGGCTAATGGAAGTAATCCGTGAAGAGCTGCACGCCGTGCGTGACCAGTTTGGTGATGACCGCCGCACGGAAATTCAGGCCAGCCATTTAGATCTTTCTATCGAAGACCTGATCGCCGAAGAAGACATGGTGGTGACCGTCTCTCGCTCGGGCTACGCCAAGACTCAGCCGTTGTCAGACTATCAAGCGCAGCGCCGGGGTGGTCGCGGTAAGTCAGCCACTTCCATGAAAGATGAAGATGTCATTGAGCATCTGCTGGTGGCGTCTACTCATGACACCGTGTTGCTATTCTCAAACCGTGGCAAAGTGTACTGGCTAAAAGTGTACGAAATGCCTAATGCTAGCCGTGGCTCGCGAGGCAAACCACTGGTCAACATGCTGCCGCTGGAAGAGGGTGAGGCGGTTAACGCGATTCTGCCGGTGCGCGATTACGACCCCGAGCACTACATTTTCTTTGCCACGGCCAATGGCACCGTTAAACGTACCAGTCTTGAGCAATTCTCTCGTCCGCGTAGCGTCGGCTTAATCGCCATTGATCTTGAAGAGAGCGACCGCTTGGTCGGTGCTGCCATTACTTCTGGCAGTGATCACGCCATGCTGCTCTCCTCGAACGGAAAAGCCATTCGCTTTGAAGAGGGTAATGTGCGCGCCATGGGCCGCACGGCACGGGGTGTCCGTGGTATGCGTTTGGCGAAGGGTGCGGAAGTCATCAGTCTGATTATTCCAAAGAGCCAGCAGATTGACGCCGAGGCAGATGTAGAGGCCGACGTGGAGTTGCAAGCAGCGTCGCAAGAGCTGGTTCAGTCGGAAGGCCAGATCTACATTATGACCGCCAGTGAGAACGGCTACGGAAAGCGTACACGCCTTGAAGAGTTCCCGCTGCGTGGCCGTGGGGGGCAGGGCGTTATCGCTATGCAAACCAGCGAGCGTAATGGTTCGCTAGTGGCGGCGATGCAAGTGTATGACAGCGATGAAATGATGCTGATTACCGACCGTGGCACCCTGGTGCGTACCCGCGTCGATGAAGTCTCCACTACCTCGCGCAATACCCAGGGCGTGATGCTGATTCGTTTAGGTAAAGAAGAAAAACTGGTGAAAACTGTCCGTGTTGATGAGCCAGCGGAAAGCGACTTTGAGGCGCTTGAAGAGGGTGAGTCAAACATAGTTGAAGGTGGCGCACAGGAACCGGGAACCGATGACACGTCATTATAATTTTTGTGCAGGGCCTGCGGCCCTGCCTGCTGCCGTACTTGAGCGCGCGCGTAGCGAACTGCTGGATTATCAAGGGCGTGGCCTGTCGGTAATGGAAATGAGTCATCGTAGCGATGAGTTCGTTGCT from Halomonas sp. 7T harbors:
- a CDS encoding recombination-associated protein RdgC; the encoded protein is MWFKHLHLYRLHGAPELDSSALESALDTHAAKPLGNADARRLGWTAPAGRLGAGQLLHEIQGHRLISALRQERLLPASVVKEEVDEKVADIEASEGRKVTRKERTALKEQVTEELLPRAFVRSQKIDLWWDTRRHLIGINASSRTRAEDILDLLRETLGSLKATPISSQTLPIRAMTTWLGDPASRPSDLQLGDQVELKAKGDDGVLRARQVDLDSDEIQQLLESGRQASKLAISLEGRLSFVLHDDLALKSLRFGDALIEEADHADDGDDALARLETDFILMAQALSDDVIRLLEWLGGETQREPAAHQEA
- a CDS encoding acyl-CoA thioesterase translates to MSGAITHVGMRVRGYHLDGYGHVNNARYLEFMEEGRWAFFDEHPSLIKQLHQAGYAFVVVNLNIDYRAAAVQNDDLRVLTGIVEVGERSALCHHRILRKDDTLVAQADLTFVLLDMKANKAAAIDGDVRDVLKGLVVTKEAFTA
- the gyrA gene encoding DNA gyrase subunit A: MGDIAREILPVNIEDELKQSYLDYAMSVIIGRALPDVRDGLKPVHRRVLFAMHELGNDWNKPYKKSARVVGDVIGKYHPHGDSAVYDTIVRMAQHFSMRHVLVDGQGNFGSIDGDSAAAMRYTEVRMARLAHELLADLEKDTVDWVDNYDGTERIPEVMPTKVPNLLINGSSGIAVGMATNIPPHNMREVIDGCLALIDDYTLTVDDLMQYIPGPDFPTGGIINGRAGILDAYRTGRGRIYVRACHTIEHHDKSGRDHIIISELPYQVNKARLIEKIAELVKEKKIEGIAELRDESDKDGLRVVIEVKRGESGDVVVNNLFAQTQLQNVFGINMVALENGQPRTLNLKEMLEAFIRHRREVVTRRTLYELKKARERGHLLEGLAVAISNIDEVIELIKASPNAAEAREKLLAKIWQPGQVTAMLERAGATSCKPEDLDEGFGLNPSATEYRLSPAQAQAILELRLHRLTGLETEKLLSEYLTILEKIAEFTAILASPDRLMEVIREELHAVRDQFGDDRRTEIQASHLDLSIEDLIAEEDMVVTVSRSGYAKTQPLSDYQAQRRGGRGKSATSMKDEDVIEHLLVASTHDTVLLFSNRGKVYWLKVYEMPNASRGSRGKPLVNMLPLEEGEAVNAILPVRDYDPEHYIFFATANGTVKRTSLEQFSRPRSVGLIAIDLEESDRLVGAAITSGSDHAMLLSSNGKAIRFEEGNVRAMGRTARGVRGMRLAKGAEVISLIIPKSQQIDAEADVEADVELQAASQELVQSEGQIYIMTASENGYGKRTRLEEFPLRGRGGQGVIAMQTSERNGSLVAAMQVYDSDEMMLITDRGTLVRTRVDEVSTTSRNTQGVMLIRLGKEEKLVKTVRVDEPAESDFEALEEGESNIVEGGAQEPGTDDTSL